The genome window ATCATGCTATCACCTTGGGCATGAAAGAACATGAATGTACTAGTAATGTGAAAATCTGGACTAAAATTCACGAGAACAGAAACTTACTGCTCGAATGTTGATGCGGAGAGATGATGCTGGTCCTGACCGAAGTAATGATCTGCTCTCATCGTACCTTGGCTTCTCAAATTTTAAGGATTTATCTGCAATGAAGCATGTATAGGAGCATATCTCATGCATATGGAGAAGCAAAAAATTTCAACCAAAATGGATGCATTTCCACTCCTAGGAGCAAATAAGAAGGTTCTGCATGTTTCAACAGACCGTTCCCACTATGAGAAGCATTCAAGCAGACAGGACAGTAATGAGGGGAAGAATTCAGAAGTATTCTGAAAAAGGGTATATTCAGCGCCGATTCTGAACATATGActacaataaaatttgtctATGGTTgcgaaaaaaattatataactgtGTGTCTATTCTTGGTATCAATTATCCAACTTATCACTTGTCAATTACCTAGATCCATGAATTGGTCTCGAGTGAGCAGCACAGCTGGAACGTAGGTCTCCAAGGGCTCCAGCTTCTTCCTAACCACATCAATTCAAGAACGGTGGGAACCAGCAACGTGTTATGCAGAATTGCAAATTTATGATGCAACGCAAATGTTGcgcagagaaagagagaagaagaagaactgtATTGTACCTCTTGACGTACTTGTCGAAAGGACTGGCGTCTGCCCCTGCGACATTTGGGAGCAGGGACACAGCAATCagttacacacacacacacccaagGAAGAAGCTCGCCCAACCACACGAACACGCGAGTAGAGTATACTAACGTCCGACGGTAGTGGCGAACCAGGAGGCGACGCCGGCCAAGGAGACGGCGCGGCGGCCGACGCCCTCCGAAGGCGGCAGGACGGAGGCGGCCGTGATTACTTGGcagcatcggcggcggcggggtcgaGGCGGGGACGGGCAGATGTGAGCCCCGCCGGAGGTGGCGGGGAGGAGCGAGGAGGACATTGTTAGAGGAAGGATGGGGATAGCGGCGTGAGCTTGCGGCAGGGAAGGGACGGGACTGCACTCtttcttgtcttggtggctgcTGGTAGGTGCTGCTTAGGCGGCCGCGAGGTAGTATTGCTTGCGGCCATGGCTAGTTCGGCTCGTTGGCTGGGGCGCCCTTTTTGCCACGCGATTGCACGAGAGCCGCTCGCGTCCCGGCGGCAATTTCCTGTGTCCAGGGCCGGCCGTACAGGACGCCAGGAACCAAGCGGCTTTTTGCTTAGGATCAAAGAGAGCTAAACTAAAATTTGATCGTATTTGAAAATTTAGTCTTTATTTGATTTGAAGTTAAAACTTGATTATATCTTGAAAAAAATGTGATCAGCTAAAATTTTTCTATAACGTTTCTGTGCAAATTTCAGACGGCTAAATCTTTCATCAAATTTTTTGGCCAATCAAATTTTAGATTAACTTTAAACCAAACAATATTTTGACAGTCAAAATTTGATATGGTACTGATTTagtttttgatcaaattttagctTAATCTATTAGAGCTAAAAACCAAACGTCCCCTTCAAATAACAAAGCCTTTGCCCGGTGCTCGCGTGACATACGCGGGCTCTCTGCTGCCATTAGCCGAGCGAACTGTAGGATGTACTAGTAGTAGCACACGTTTTTTTGTTGAGTTGAGCAAACCCATTTCTTCGTAGCGTCTCATGTCCCGCGCAACCCTGCGGATCGTTTGATcagacttctttttttttttttgagagagagagaggatttcATCAGACTTGAGACGACGTAGAACGACAAGCACAAAGTCCGAATGGGTTACGACTCTCTTGACCAGCAAAAGAGGCCGAGCGAGGGCACCGGTGGCTGGAGCCGCCGGTTCGTTTGGGACTCTGGAGCCCAACGCTGCGCACGCTTTGCAGATGGGAAGCGGTGCTACCGTGCTAGCATGTTTAGCTTGTGCATAAGTTTGTCATGTTTATGATTGGTTAATGTGTCTTGCTAAAAAAGCATATCTAATACGTTTTTACTACTAAGTATGataaaattagttaaaaaattaaatatacgATGTATGAGTTTCATGACTAATAAAGTATGGTTTGATATAGTTGTACCAGTTAACTAAATAGTTGACAAAAATCTATAATGTAACTAACCTTAAATATAGTAAACTTAGGATATGTTTATTTGGGATTTTACTTCTAACTTTTCTACTAACAGAAGACAGAAAATAGATGAAACACATTGCTAAAAATTAACTTTTAGTTAGAAGTCTGCTTCTGAGAAAATAAGGTAAAACCGaggaactaaaaatttattatataaattaataattaaaatatacaacagttttaaaaaaaataaaaaaatattttttcagaaaaaccaaaaccaaaaatccaaacaaataAGCTCCTACACAAAACCAAACAGCCCCCTAACGTTGGGACGCGCCCACAGCCCCGCGCACGGAGGTTGAACGACGGCATCATGGGAGGAGAGGACCATAGGTAGGGGCTACCGTGCTGCCGGCATGTTGCTCCTTCTCGCTTTGGCCTAGAAATCACATACCGTCCCAAAGGGTCCACAGCAACTCCCTTGACGTTCCTTGGTGGCTTTTGGCCCTACCAAGCACGTATGTCAAAAGGGGACCTTTCCTTTGCGTTGGCCAAATGTGTGCGGTGAATTAGCGATGGAAGTTGGTAAAAACAACATGCAAGCATACTTAAGATTACAGGCACACCAGAAGGTAAGATGAGAAAAGAAAGCGTGAACTAGCACAGGGCGAAGTGGCTTGTGACAGGATAAAAACAGCAagcttatgatttttttcatctatACTTTCAATACGAAtcttaataaaataaataattatgataaattatgctcaTAGGTGGATCCAACGAAAGGCTAGGGAGCTTGAGCCCCTTACCCTCTTGGAACACTTGAGAGACTCTAAGCCTCCTATAATTTTTAGataggaaagaggaagaagagaagaagaaaaagaggtgAAGGAGAAAGATAAAAAGTGAGAGTCCTCTACTTTTCAGCTTTGAATCCTTTATTGGCTACGCGTGCGTATTCACATGTGAAAATTTCTCTTCTGTTGAAGGTAGTAAAATCTAACAAATTAACCAataattcatcaaaatataggagaaatataATAGATGCTTGCCTAGTGCTTCTCTGATGCTTTCTGCgtaacactcacagaactccgcTTGTTCGTTTGTGGTTTCAACCACGCGATACCCCGAAGCGTTAGTTTCTAAATAAAGATTACAGTGCATCGCAATGAATATGATGACATGTAATGAAAGAGGTTCCACAGTGTATGATAATAGTGGAGATGAAATGTTTCACAACATGAGTTTAAATCATTAAGGATTTCCTTAAATTTGGATTATCGTTAATCatttaatatttttcctagattaaTTAATCTTAGCTCAAAGTTGATAccaaaatataaatttaatttatacttaacatgagtgtgattatttttaatgaatagggcaccaattaataatatttaaaaaattgatttcataaattttagagttaCCAATAAATcattatgaattaatgaagcttaagaaCATTTTATTAATCAAAGAAATATAAACATGTATTTCATGTCTCCtggtatttttaaaatttagagtatgaataaaaaaaagctaaaaaattggtttcacaatttttggagctatatttaattttatatgcattttacaagttttaggcTAAATTTATAATGCAACAATAAATCGATTTCGCCATTTTCTAAATAACCGGATTATTAAATGACCCTAATCCTTTTTTACCGGCGGATGGCTAGCCGGAGTCGCTAACTGTGGGCCCGAGCTtatttgactcgggtcaaaattgacccgaGGCCATGGCGCACAACGACGGCGGCTCAGCTGgacctcgccggcggcgagcgatGGCGGAAACCGGCCAATCGAGAACACCCCTAGAACCAACACGATGTAAGGAGCACATTGGTGTCACCGGTGGTGGCCGGTGACAAGCAAAAAGCAGCCAACAACATGCACTTGGCGGCAACTGGACGACGAAGGCTCAGTCTGGCTCAGCGGCTGCAAACATCTGCCTAATTGGCCCGACCGAGGACACCTGTAGAATCTATAAAGACGTGTGGACGCAATGGTGTGCCTAGTTGCCAATGGGCCTGGCTGCGGCTCGGCCAGCGACATGCGGCGAGGCGGTGTCGGTGGGCAGCTTACGCAGACAAGCGCACCAGCGATGGACCAAGTACCAATTTACGCGTGCGGAAGGGAGAGAGGAGCTCAGGGAAGCTTGCCCAGCTCTCGGCTGGGCCGGAGCGGCGGTGTGGTGGCAGGTCGACGGTGGGGTGGTAGAGGAAAGTAccggagaagatgaagatggcgtgggGAGCTCAAAATCCGGCGGAGAAGAGACGGATTCGCGCGAAGAATCGCACCAATAAGGTCATGGATTCTTCCTCCCTGCTCCACGGGGCTTGGACCTGGCTGGATTAATCGTGGTTGCGACGGATTTGGGCAGCGGCGTGTGTGTGCTCTGCGCTGCTCGGCTGGGTGAGAGAATGAGTAGAGAGCGCGAGAGAGAGTTGATAAAGAGAGAGACGTGCGGGAACAGAGGACAACAATCGATCTCTCATGAAGCAGCTCGTGGCTGGCGACGTGGCACTGGCCATGGAAGTCAAACAAAACCGGTGGCTGCTGGTGACCTAGCTGGGCAGAGATAGAGAGGCATAGAGGGAGGGGATGATGAGGGGTCCTGCATGAACAGTACCCAATATGTGAAAATATCTACCTCAACTCCACTGATCAAAAAATAGGTGTTCCTGTGGTCCAAAAAATGTGGGATaatttttgtgtgaaactaaaTTCATGTGCAAACCATTTTAAATGGTTTAtcccaaaaagcctgagccaaaaTTACATGAAAATCCACCAAATTTGCAACCTTTTCAAACTTGCTtaaatttttaaggcctcaatttaaatctaaaaattttagaaaaattcactaatattcttgaCATgtcatggaataatttctaCAAATTATTTCAAACCCTACTTTGCATAGCATATTTGTGAGTAATTACAATCCATCACTTTCCattaaatttatcatttttttcAACTTCAATTGAATTAATTAATTGCTCAAAGCTtaaattatgatgctaatgatgtttataaatatttaatgatAGGATTAAGGATTTTGGGTTGTCACACTTTTGCACctcttggagaccaccgtcTCCTAGACGGTTCGGTGATAGATTGATggcgatctcctcaagtgaagattgtgagaaTGTCTGGAAGTGATAGCGGAACTCATCATCTCCGTAATGAAGGAAGAGTTGACCATAGTAAAGACGATAAGTACATGTGTTCAATCTCATGAGGTGTTGCGGGGGTGATGGAGGTGGCAGCAACGATGTCGTTTGTGTGGGCAGAGAAGGAGCATAAGCTACATGGAAAACAAGCTCTAATACCGTAACAAACTTAGTATTTGCCCCTCTCCTCTAACAAAAAACTTAGTATGAGATCTGTCGTATTAGCCAATCCAGCGATCCCTGATATGGCATGATGTGATTTATCGTAGCCTAGCTAACTAGTAATGCTCGCTGCTTATAAGTACACACCGAGGCCTATGAGCCTCTCTCGCGGCAAGTGCTAGGTTTATTACACTTGTCTGGCAAAACATGTTCGGATCCTGACAGGTCCTCCGAAAAAACCGAGACCACGACGATCGAGCTAGCTATACAAGGAAGCCTTACACTTGAGCACGaagccgagcagcagcagcatggccATGAGCCCGCACGAGGATCCCCCGACGCGGTGTATCCAGTACGGGTCGAACCTGACCACCCGCCGGTCCACGAAGCACGTCACGTTGATGGCCAGGATCAGCACGACGAGCAGGGCCGGCAGCCACAGCGCCGAGCCGAagccgccgtcctcctcctcgtcgtcgctcTCAGCCGTGGGCCTCCGGTCGATGTACAGCGGCGAGAGGACGGCGAGGACCGCCACGACGATGCACACGAGCTTCTCCGTGGAAGACGGCCTCCCCATGGTGACTGGCTCGGGCAGCACGCTGCGAAGCCTAGCTCTCTGCTCTCTCAAATTCTGAACTATGAAGACTACATGTATGTAGCTTTGGTTCTTCAGAATATATCTTTATGATATTCGACTGCTGAACCAATCTTCATAAGCAAGGAGAGAACCTTTCGTTATTTTTTATCGGCAAAACTTTTGACTACTCATTGATTCCTATCATGCAAAAGGAACATATTCAGATTGTGCATTATTATCCACGGATTGGTAGTGACCATTGGATTGTGACGTAAAGGAGATTCTTCAGAGCTAGTGACCCTGGAATCAGATGCCGAGAGGCAAATAGCTCTTCCTTACTCTTCTGCTATCAGAACCCACGGCTATGCGTTCTGATGTAAGACTCAAACTAGTCCGTTATCAAAATTAATAGAAATGAGGTTTCCTGTTGTCGGAAAAAAAGTAGCTCAACAGCTGAGTCCCAATTAGTGTAACTACGGACGTAGGAGAATCGAATCGACGGTTCGGATCATCTTGCTGAAAAGAAAGAGTTAAGGTGTTGAAGATCGAAATTGGTccattgtaaaaaaaattggttctGAAAGTTTTCTGTTGATTGGTGAATAATACTCCGATCAGTGAATAGTACATTCGATCATGATGAACAATGCTCCAATCACGTTGAACAATATTTCGATCACAGAAACAATATATAAACAGTAACTTCGACCAGTGAACAATACTTCTTGGTTGAAGGCATCGTCGGAGCCTTCCTTGGCGACCTCACCGAGGTGCCGTTGGTAAGGCCCAGCGATCTGACCGTCACTAGGGCCGATCTGATTGTCAGATTGTGACTTGGCTGGTCACTTCTAGTCAAactccatagtcaggagtcaCACCGCCACTAGgaccggtctgaccgtcaggtCTACTTGGTACTAATTTTTTCTCTGTTCGACCCCCACAATTTGATCGTCACTTGGGCTAGTCTGACCGTTAGCCATTCAATACCTTTTGAGCTTAGGTTGTCTCATGCGAGGTTTAAACCTCTTCTGACCTAACCGCTTAGGTGTTCTTTTgtaaatgttttcatgacatGGCATATTGTATCTTGTTCATGATCGTGCATCATAAACATAAATTTCCATTTATTCGTTTGTTCATTCGATGTGCTCTTcaattgtttagagagtgacgtGACGACGGTTCCAGCGGTCGAGGCTGATACTGAACCGGATGTGTAGATGAGCAAAGCAGCGGAACATTAAGGAAATcatataagcatatttcatattttactttggatcatgtgatACCTAATTTGACAAGTTATTGTTCTATATAAGTTGTGCATATttagcgagtcaatgtcgggatgtgcgggtagaacctatgtcgaTACATTTATTCCTACCTTGATTATTGATGGTTCATTATACTTGTAACATGGGTATAAATCATGTtaatatctaacttaaaagttatctgaaatgcttagaaatgcataggtcatcTGTAGAAGTTGGGTAGTGGGATGTCCATCATTTGGGAGCTATAGGGCTTAACTATTAATCacaatgaaaatgatgttggTATGAAGagtttgtgagaatgagacgagatatgggtGGTGTTAGAGGTAGGTCCGAGAGAGGAACCCgaatgccatagaccacttACATCGATTAAGCACTGACTGTTGTTTGCCATTgcctttagcacttttcgtactttcacatattcaataaatatataaatgagccgattatcatacgcAGTGCTAACACATGACTTGCAGCCCTATGGCGTGTAAGAAATAAATGATGAGGAAAAGCAATGTGGCAGGGAGTTGGATGTGTCTGGGACACGCCTGCGGTAACCCCAGGGCCATAGGGGTAAACACAAGTTGGTAGTTctaggtatgagaaaggttgtctcgggggctaagaggatggacccgagttacgtaggtaaagatgtacccctgaaGGGTATAAGATCAACACGCTCTCGGTTCTGAGCATACTTATGTCCATCCATATTTATCTTAGAGTTTCGATGTTAGGttgtatggtatgttgggaagtggttAGTGATGGTGGATGTCAAGAAGTATGCTGACACGACAGTTATGGTTTTGTTTATGATCTCAAGATAAGAATGTACAATGATTAAGTTCGTAAATGCTCATACTCTTGAGTCGTTAAATGGTTTTGCATATAAATCAATTTAACCTTATGGTCGATTTCTTGCTACGCATCCCCAAATCTATGATCCTTAaggtcgggttattatatgtacccactatggaataagtcttgcgagtatatttatactcatattgcttttgttgagttt of Phragmites australis chromosome 3, lpPhrAust1.1, whole genome shotgun sequence contains these proteins:
- the LOC133911717 gene encoding uncharacterized protein LOC133911717, whose product is MGRPSSTEKLVCIVVAVLAVLSPLYIDRRPTAESDDEEEDGGFGSALWLPALLVVLILAINVTCFVDRRVVRFDPYWIHRVGGSSCGLMAMLLLLGFVLKCKASLYS
- the LOC133911716 gene encoding uncharacterized protein LOC133911716 → MSSSLLPATSGGAHICPSPPRPRRRRCCQVITAASVLPPSEGVGRRAVSLAGVASWFATTVGRADASPFDKYVKRKKLEPLETYVPAVLLTRDQFMDLDKSLKFEKPRYDESRSLLRSGPASSLRINIRAVAQYASSNGQGKAASDAVDECLRALEDLDSLLLHASRNDPSASVETMRSKISVALGALDNLLQTVPSAVLDKGKAIADAYRTPADENADVFDPRLKQLEDIL